In the Clostridium sp. 'White wine YQ' genome, GATTGATACATATTAGGTTTTGGCATAGCTATGTAGTCTTTGAATCTTCCTGGTATTGGTTTATAAATCGTATGTACTATTCCTAGTGCTGCATAACAGTCTTTTACTGAATTAACTAAGATTCTTATAGCAGTTAAGTCAAATATTTGTTCTATATTCTTATTCTTATTAACCATCTTTCTATAGATACTGTAAAAATGTTTAGGTCTTCCATCAATATCAGAATCAATTCCTGAACTAGAAAGCTTCCCCTCAATTTCATCCATTATTTGAGAAATATAAGCTTCCCTTTCCTTTCTTTTTTCTGCAATTTGATTTACTAAGTCATAATACTCTTGTTGATGTAAATATCTAAAAGAAAGATCTTCAAGTTCCCACTTTATCTTAGAAATACCTAATCTATGTGCAAGCGGTGCATAAATATCTAAAGTTTCTTTAGCCTTTTCTTTTTGTTTTTCCTCAGGCATAAATTTAAGCGTTCTCATATTATGAAGCCTATCAGCAAGCTTAATTATTATAACTCTAATATCATTTGCCATCGCTAGTAGCATTTTTCTCACATTGTCAGCTTGTTGTTCTTCTTTTGATTTATATTTAATTTTACCAAGCTTAGTAACGCCCTCAACTAGATCAGCAACTTCCTTATTAAACATTCTCTCTAAATCTGAATAATTATATTCGGTATCTTCAATAACATCATGAAGTAATCCTGCTACTATTGTATTAGTATCCATGCCTAACTCAGCTAGAATAGAAGCCACATCTAATGGATGAATAATATATGGTTCACCAGATTCTCTTTTTTGCTTAGAATGGGCTTCTGATGCAAGATTATACGCTTTTTTAACTAGTTCTAGATCTATATTATTGCAATTTAAACTTATTTTCTCCATTAAATCCGTTAGCATTTGGATTACTCTCCTCTAAAAATTAGAATTAAATTTAAAGGCTGGTATATATACCAGCCATATTTATCTATAATTATATAATATTGAATTTTGTTTTTCAAGAAAATTAGACATCATATTTTAAAAGGCTTTGAATATCATATCCTTTTAATTTATCTCTACCTCTTAATTCTTCTAATTCTATTAAAAAGTTTAAAGTAACAACTTCTCCACCAGCTTGTTCTACTAACTTAGCAACTGCTGCAATTGTACCTCCAGTAGCTAGTAAATCATCAACAATAGCTACTCTTTGACCTGGCTTAATTGAGTCCTTATGAATCTCTAATGCATCTTTTCCATACTCTAGATCATATTCTACCTTTACAGTATCCCATGGAAGTTTTCCAGGCTTTCTAACTGGTATAAATCCAATTCCTAACGCATACGCAACTGGCACTCCAAAAATAAAACCTCTTGCCTCTGGTCCTACAATTAAATCTATTTTTTTATCTTTTAAATAATCTACTATTTCATTGATAGCATATTTAAAACTTTCTCCATCTTCAATTAGAGTAGTTATATCCTTAAAACTAATTCCTTCCTTAGGAAAATTATCGATTATCCTTACCTTTTCTTTTAAATCCATTATTAAATTCCCCCTATGAGATTTTCTTATATAAAAATATTTGTTTTTTTTCTTTCAAAATTTAAGTATTTAAC is a window encoding:
- a CDS encoding adenine phosphoribosyltransferase → MDLKEKVRIIDNFPKEGISFKDITTLIEDGESFKYAINEIVDYLKDKKIDLIVGPEARGFIFGVPVAYALGIGFIPVRKPGKLPWDTVKVEYDLEYGKDALEIHKDSIKPGQRVAIVDDLLATGGTIAAVAKLVEQAGGEVVTLNFLIELEELRGRDKLKGYDIQSLLKYDV